In the Acropora muricata isolate sample 2 chromosome 10, ASM3666990v1, whole genome shotgun sequence genome, one interval contains:
- the LOC136888340 gene encoding uncharacterized protein: MANEELTDEANGSIRLRVVNNAENKSTLSTEQSSPEVSNTTATSEDLVDEVKGVESIDINLIQRRAYLLSAGIGDTNRVYNRIKGWIGLVIWIFNMIIHFGLDFYEAVFVFQVSWATCIGLFLVTLVACCYSMIKHSVPWFIKGVRKLEKDGHYPKTLKRVYFIFRFMPAVVVMSALGGAMGQFGCYASDGALKLSFSKFTSKTGVQIPMGIDVLFNILRATSLCHIFYGFCLVLLFHLSLIFMIQSSMGEFNDRMGKLFRENPIEIAFPQAVNLFSARAKFVREGSQKSAVVLTTLLVASSTSFVLNAYNYLFLKRLAIYVWFALVPLIWVVCPLTGAAWVTKTYWMYKLVVVNAWVDIPEEHEIDVHAHDRLHQLHSTKGSRSPSPQRTRWGATIKQMVKHKAGALQNHGFKADDSKPNVQTESKQQPHSRKSSEISLHLSMDDDRLSKLKRGSMQGSTLGTTPEILLTDCDEVTENFVSSQTLQPGILKISTSESSLTDIENVDRSLSLEKQEPGQSGSPSSATVADETSPCHVVRIDIEGPLSVDTDQPAHDTQGSSAVPDETSTSVDEFPNQRDKTEDRGIPETEQLKVSPASETGARDGNDRRGSKVNFLTGMAKTFHQWRTKTKKKRKFNYEKYIIYLESILPTVGFSIGGVIITFNGIYTFIVVLTFLVGVFAQEAFFGN; encoded by the exons ATGGCAAATGAAGAGCTGACAGATGAGGCCAATGGATCAATAAGATTGAGGGTAGTAAACAACGCTGAAAATAAAAGTACTCTTTCTACCGAGCAGTCATCGCCGGAGGTCTCGAATACAACGGCGACGTCTGAAGACCTTGTTGATGAGGTCAAGGGGGTAGAGTCCATCGATATAAATTTGATCCAGAGGAGGGCATACTTGCTTTCTGCAGGAATAGGAGATACAAACAGAGTTTACAATCGCATTAAAGGCTGGATAGGTTTAGTAATATGGATTTTCAATATGATCATTCACTTTGGATTGGACTTCTATGAAGCTGTCTTTGTGTTTCAAGTATCTTGGGCAACTTGCATTGGATTGTTTCTCGTAACACTTGTAGCCTGCTGCTATTCAATGATAAAACATTCCGTGCCGTGGTTTATTAAAGGCGTGAGGAAACTCGAGAAAGATGGACATTACCCCAAGACTCTGAAACGTGTTTATTTCATATTTAGG TTCATGCCAGCGGTTGTTGTCATGTCTGCTTTGGGAGGAGCTATGGGTCAGTTTGGTTGTTATGCCTCTGATGGAGCACTCAAACTCAGCTTCTCCAAGTTTACGAGCAAAACGGGAGTTCAGATTCCCATGGGAATTGACGTGTTGTTCAATATCCTAAGAGCAACAAGTTTGTGTCACATCTTCTACGGCTTCTGTCTTGTACTTCTGTTTCACCTGAGTTTGATCTTCATGATCCAAAGCTCTATGGGGGAATTTAATG ATCGAATGGGTAAACTCTTCCGTGAAAATCCAATCGAGATAGCATTTCCTCAAGCTGTGAACCTGTTTTCTGCTCGTGCCAAGTTTGTTCGAGAAGGAAGCCAAAAAAGCGCA GTTGTCCTTACGACGCTATTGGTGGCCTCTAGTACTTCATTTGTTCTCAATGCCTACAACTATTTGTTTCTTAAACGATTGGCAATATATGTTTGGTTTGCCCTCGTACCTCTTATATGGGTAGTGTGTCCGCTAACTGGTGCTGCTTGGGTTACGAAGACTTACTGGATGTATAAACTTGTGGTTGTGAATGCCTGGGTCGACATTCCGGAG GAACATGAAATTGACGTTCACGCTCATGATCGTTTGCACCAGTTACACTCGACCAAAGGTTCCAGGTCCCCCTCACCACAAAGAACCAGATGGGGAGCAACCATCAAGCAAATGGTGAAGCACAAGGCTGGCGCATTACAAAATCATGGCTTTAAAGCTGATGATTCCAAGCCAAATGTTCAAACGGAGAGCAAACAGCAGCCACACTCCAG GAAGAGTAGTGAAATATCTCTACATTTGTCGATGGATGATGACAGATTATCAAAGCTTAAAAGAGGGTCTATGCAAGGATCAACACTTGGTACGACACCAGAAATATTGCTAACGGATTGCGATGAAGTTACAGAAAACTTCGTGTCCTCGCAAACATTGCAACCCGGAATTCTAAAAATATCTACCAGCGAATCTTCTCTCACAGATATTGAAAACGTGGACAGGTCTCTGTCTCTTGAAAAGCAGGAACCTGGGCAAAGTGGAAGTCCTTCAAGCGCAACTGTTGCTGATGAAACGTCTCCGTGTCACGTTGTGAGAATAGACATAGAGGGACCACTGTCAGTCGACACTGATCAGCCAGCTCATGATACTCAAGGCAGTTCAGCAGTTCCCGACGAAACATCGACTTCCGTTGACGAGTTCCCTAACCAGAGGGATAAAACTGAGGATCGAGGTATCCCTGAAACAGAACAGCTGAAAGTTTCGCCTGCCTCTGAGACCGGCGCTAGAGACGGAAACGATCGACGAGGCTCTAAAGTGAACTTTCTGACAGGCATGGCGAAAACGTTTCACCAGTGGcggacaaaaacaaagaaaaagagaaaatttaattatgaaAAGTACATTATTTATCTGGAAAGCATCTTGCCAACTGTGGGCTTCTCAATTGGTGGAGTTATCATTACATTTAATGGCATTTACACATTTATTGTTGTCTTAACATTTTTAGTGGGGGTTTTTGCACAGGAAGCATTTTTTGGCAACTGA
- the LOC136888339 gene encoding adenylate kinase isoenzyme 5-like: MTAEESKEYIAKTEVHQLFEGMLTGLLYNKPKDHLAFLEHCISLAKTEKDIKWNTFLDVNKKPLPPIPKADGPIKSEATTGEVRTFATEPEMKVKQPLPPINMSGHRVSIDSDKELTERNILTSESEEEIDMEFSGQRIVFVLGGPGSGKGTQCSKIVDEFGYVHLSAGDLLREEVTRGSEKGQLISEIMKDGRLVPQEITIQLLRDAMRYHKDCPGFLIDGFPREIQQGMQFEKEVVESDFLLFFECSEEVMEERLLKRSETSGRADDNIETIKKRFGTFVEKTLPVIDYYGEHNKVKKIDANRGVNEVFTDVRLLFGGLPAKKATKIKKKNKVFTTYQEKGEELLEFSGQRVVFVLGGPGSGKGTQCKRIVEKFGYTHLSTGDLLRAEVNSGRERGQRIAQLMQEGKLVPQKLVIELLTDAMLQCPDSPGFLIDGFPRKLSQGVQFEEEVTECHFVLFFDCSEAVMEERLIKRGMTSGRVDDNADTIRKRFNTFTEETLPVIQSYEKKNKLKRVDATRSVDEVFIDVCAIFGGLPKLQTQTKKKGKNSESDSECDDLVEAVDDLSRVVEGKPIKLRRKKKKKQPEAEEESRSPVFEQPIVAEEFIPLMDDSIAKTDGKGLLNVRVIFVIGGPGSGKGTQCARIVEQFGYTHLSTGDLLRKEVQSGSPRSKELVEIMEKGQLIPSRIVLELLRVAMVGIPNTKGFIVDGFPRELEQGKEFENEIAACEFVLYFECSPETMKERLLARAETSGRVDDNENTIRKRLETFENQTKPVIDYYDSQNKVRKVLAEGSPDEVFTQVSDIFKNLPKLKSTSLHGYDVTFITGPPGTGKADLAKALSEATGKTHLSLGNLLRNETRKETERAQLVNEAILTGHLVASGIVLALLLEALENEETNLNGYFIDGYPRTAEQLDEFRQKVSEYNKIIVIESNNEDLERVVKERAERLQREDDKEEITRRKIQIYNENTQPMNDSLGDSDKVVKVSASLPKEEVLDKVKTQLTKEE; encoded by the exons ATGACGGCGGAAGAAAGTAAAGAATACATTGCAAAAACGGAGGTTCACCAGCTCTTCGAG GGTATGCTTACAGGACTTCTTTACAACAAACCAAAGGATCATCTGGCGTTTCTGGAACATTGTATCTCTCTTGCGAAAACAGAAAAGGACATTAAATGGAACACATTCCTTGATGTCAATAAGAAGCCATTGCCACCCATACCAAAAGCAGATGGTCCTATTAAATCTGAAGCCACAACAGGTGAAGTGAGAACATTTGCCACTGAACCAGAGATGAAAGTAAAGCAACCGCTTCCACCAATCAACATGTCTGGTCACCGTGTGTCAATTGACAGCGACAAAGAGTTGACAGAGAGGAATATTTTGACATCTGAATCAGAGGAAGAAATTGACATGGAATTTTCTGGACAGAGGATTGTCTTTGTGCTAG GGGGACCTGGCTCTGGCAAAGGGACCCAGTGTTCGAAAATTGTGGATGAGTTTGGCTATGTGCACCTGTCAGCTGGTGACCTTTTAAGGGAAGAGGTTACCAGGGGAAGTGAAAAGGGACAGTTGATTTCAGAAATCATGAAGGATGGAAGACTTGTACCTCAG GAGATAACCATTCAGCTCTTAAGAGATGCTATGAGATATCACAAAGATTGTCCTGGATTCCTCATAGATGGCTTTCCTAGAGAAATTCAGCAGGGTATGCAGTTTGAGAAGGAG GTTGTGGAGAGTGACTTCCTTTTATTCTTTGAGTGTAGTGAAGAGGTAATGGAAGAGAGATTATTGAAACGCAGTGAGACCAGTGGACGAGCTGATGATAACATTGAAACCATAAAAAAGCGATTTGGAACTTTTGTGGAGAAGACATTACCTGTTATAGATTATTATGGAGAAcacaacaaagtaaaaaaa ATTGATGCTAACCGTGGCGTAAATGAAGTTTTCACTGACGTGCGTTTATTATTTGGTGGTCTTCCtgcaaagaaagcaacaaaaatcaagaagaaaaataaagttttcaccACATATCAAGAGAAAGGAGAGGAGTTGCTGGAGTTTTCGGGACAAAGGGTTGTGTTTGTATTGG GGGGGCCTGGCTCAGGTAAAGGGACACAATGTAAGCGAATCGTAGAGAAGTTTGGGTACACTCACTTGTCAACGGGTGATCTACTGAGAGCTGAAGTCAATAGCGGAAGAGAAAGAGGCCAAAGAATTGCTCAGTTAATGCAAGAGGGAAAACTTGTTCCTCAG AAACTTGTGATTGAGCTTTTAACAGATGCCATGTTGCAGTGTCCAGATTCACCCGGTTTTCTTATTGATGGATTCCCGCGCAAACTATCTCAAGGAGTTCAGTTTGAAGAGGAA gTCACAGAATGCCATTTCGTGTTGTTCTTCGACTGCAGTGAAGCGGTGATGGAAGAAAGGTTGATTAAGCGTGGAATGACAAGTGGCAGAGTGGACGATAATGCTGACACTATCAGAAAACGGTTCAATACGTTTACAGAGGAAACATTGCCAGTTATACAGAGCTACGAAAAGAAGAACAAACTTAAACGA GTGGACGCTACGCGCTCTGTAGATGAAGTGTTTATTGACGTATGTGCTATCTTTGGAGGTCTTCCGAAACTTCAGACGCAGACGAAAAAGAAAG GCAAAAATAGCGAAAGTGATTCGGAATGCGATGATCTTGTCGAAGCTGTTGACGACTTGTCCCGAGTGGTTGAAGGGAAACCGATCAAACTCCgtcgaaagaagaaaaagaagcaaCCGGAGGCCGAGGAGGAGTCGAGATCTCCGGTGTTTGAACAGCCTATTGTTGCTGAAGAGTTTATTCCACTTATGGATGACAGCATCGCCAAAACGGACGGGAAAGGTCTCTTGAATGTTAGAGTTATATTCGTTATAG GGGGTCCTGGTTCTGGGAAGGGAACACAGTGCGCGCGGATTGTGGAGCAGTTTGGGTATACTCACCTATCAACCGGGGACTTGCTGAGAAAAGAAGTGCAATCAGGTTCGCCAAGAAGCAAGGAACTTGTAGAAATCATGGAAAAGGGGCAACTTATTCCTTCT aGAATTGTCCTTGAACTTCTACGAGTGGCTATGGTGGGCATCCCAAACACTAAAGGATTTATTGTGGATGGTTTTCCTAGAGAATTGGAACAAGgaaaagaatttgaaaatgag ATAGCAGCTTGTGAGTTTGTGCTTTACTTCGAATGTTCTCCGGAAACCATGAAAGAGCGACTTTTAGCTCGAGCAGAAACCAGCGGCCGAGTTGATGACAATGAAAATACGATCAGAAAACGGCTGGAGACGTTTGAAAATCAAACGAAGCCTGTGATTGATTACTATGATTCACAAAATAAAGTGAGAAAG GTTTTAGCCGAAGGATCTCCAGATGAAGTTTTCACTCAAGTTAGTGACATCTTCAAGAATCTACCAAAGCTAAAATCAACGTCACTTCatggttatgacgtcacatttaTAACAG GTCCGCCAGGAACAGGAAAAGCCGACCTGGCGAAGGCACTTTCAGAGGCGACTGGAAAAACGCATTTATCACTTGGGAACCTGCTTAGAAATGAAACGAGAAAGGAGACAGAGCGAGCTCAGTTGGTCAATGAAGCTATTTTGACTGGACACTTAGTTGCTTCG GGGATCGTTCTGGCGTTACTTCTTGAAGCACTGGAAAACGAAGAAACGAATTTAAATGGTTACTTCATAGACGGCTATCCACGGACGGCTGAGCAGCTGGATGAGTTTAGGCAAAAG GTGTCTGAGTATAATAAAATCATAGTGATTGAAAGTAACAACGAGGACCTGGAGCGAGTGGTAAAAGAAAGAGCAGAAAGATTGCAACGAGAAGACGATAAAGAagaaattacaagaagaaaaatacaaatttacAATGAAAACACTCAGCCCATGAATGACAGCTTGGGAGACTCTGACAAAGTTGTTAAG GTTTCCGCATCGCTTCCCAAAGAGGAAGTATTAGATAAGGTGAAAACACAGCTGACCAAAGAAGAATAA